Proteins from a genomic interval of Chroococcidiopsis thermalis PCC 7203:
- a CDS encoding MFS transporter, with translation MFPTEPPANTNGFRALLHNRNFMLLWIGQLLSQLADKVFLVLTIALLENYPLAAGIEDTRRSDLFMAFTLPAILFGSAGGILVDRVPKKPIMVGSDVVRGLLTLMIPLLPRQFLILLLLTFAISTVTQFFAPAEQTAIPLLVKREQLMSANALFSSTMMGALIVGFAVGEPLLSWAKSSLGNSGQELVVGGLYLLSAGIMQPISFQERQSPREERQKKNAWTEFKESLSYLRRNRLVLNAMLQMTTLYCVFAALTVLAIRLAAEFGLKEKQFGFFLAAAGVGMVFGAAILGHWGDRLHHKPLPLYGFLMMAFVLGIFTFTHSLFLALGLSVLLGVGAGFIGVPMQTLIQQQTPPEMHGKVFGFQNHAINIALSAPLLITERLTIAFGLRSVLIGMSVAVTAIGIWAWQNTRRVLKDAI, from the coding sequence ATGTTTCCCACCGAACCGCCTGCTAACACAAATGGGTTTCGCGCCCTGTTGCACAACCGAAATTTTATGCTGCTGTGGATCGGGCAACTACTGTCCCAGCTAGCAGATAAAGTTTTTCTCGTCCTGACGATCGCCCTGTTGGAAAACTATCCCCTTGCCGCAGGTATAGAGGATACCAGGCGTTCTGACCTATTTATGGCGTTTACCCTACCAGCGATTCTGTTTGGTTCTGCTGGGGGTATCTTGGTCGATCGCGTGCCAAAAAAGCCGATCATGGTTGGTTCTGATGTGGTACGAGGGCTATTGACGCTGATGATCCCGCTTCTACCACGGCAATTTCTGATTTTGCTATTGCTGACTTTTGCGATTTCTACAGTGACGCAATTTTTTGCCCCCGCCGAACAAACAGCGATCCCCTTGCTAGTTAAGCGAGAACAACTCATGTCTGCTAATGCTCTTTTCAGCAGCACGATGATGGGCGCGTTAATTGTTGGTTTTGCTGTGGGGGAACCGCTGTTAAGCTGGGCGAAATCTTCTTTGGGTAATTCAGGACAAGAATTAGTCGTGGGTGGATTATATCTACTATCGGCGGGGATCATGCAGCCGATAAGCTTTCAAGAACGCCAGTCCCCCAGAGAAGAACGACAGAAAAAAAATGCTTGGACTGAGTTTAAAGAGAGTTTGAGCTATTTGCGGCGAAATCGGCTCGTGTTGAATGCCATGTTGCAAATGACAACTTTGTATTGCGTATTTGCTGCTTTAACCGTGCTAGCAATTCGCCTAGCAGCAGAGTTTGGTTTGAAAGAAAAGCAATTCGGCTTTTTTCTGGCGGCGGCTGGGGTAGGTATGGTATTCGGTGCGGCAATTTTAGGTCATTGGGGCGATCGCTTGCATCACAAGCCTCTACCTTTGTACGGATTTTTGATGATGGCGTTTGTCTTGGGCATATTTACATTTACCCACAGTCTATTCCTTGCCTTGGGATTGTCTGTGTTGCTGGGTGTTGGGGCTGGTTTTATCGGCGTACCGATGCAAACCCTAATTCAACAGCAAACTCCACCGGAAATGCACGGGAAGGTATTCGGCTTTCAAAACCACGCGATCAATATTGCTTTATCCGCACCTTTGCTGATTACCGAAAGGCTAACCATTGCCTTTGGCTTACGCAGCGTTCTGATCGGGATGAGTGTCGCCGTCACCGCGATCGGGATCTGGGCGTGGCAAAATACTCGTAGAGTTTTGAAAGATGCGATTTAA
- a CDS encoding ferrochelatase, protein MVATPEKQQPQAPAPNSNQDRVAVLLMGYGEVESYADFANYNEQALNLLTAKFAPVPTWIYPPLAKLLAMFDLHEWQHQHNHFVSPHNAIFEQQRAGIEQELQAKWGDRVQVFKAFNFCAPYLPEQVLTEIKAQGFDKLLIYPLLVVDSIFTSGIAVEQVNNALAKLADGEEHWLKGQRYIPSFYNEPAYINLMAQLVEEKIAAELASAYLPSQIGIVLMNHGCPHKAKGFTSGIAESEALYELVREQLIHRYPLISVGWLNHDTPLIEWTQPNAFQAAKNLIDLGATAIVFMPIGFATENHETLLDVDHIIHNLRRKHSTISYVQMPCVNAHSRFLQMAAEWANPQIAALLSEQALSVNPQLAVVSAHHHHHDHHDGHHHHDGHHHHH, encoded by the coding sequence TTGGTAGCAACTCCAGAGAAACAACAACCTCAAGCGCCAGCTCCAAATTCTAACCAAGACAGAGTTGCCGTTTTACTAATGGGTTATGGTGAAGTTGAAAGCTATGCAGATTTCGCCAACTATAACGAACAAGCTTTAAATCTACTTACAGCTAAGTTTGCCCCCGTGCCAACGTGGATCTACCCGCCTTTAGCAAAGCTATTGGCAATGTTTGACTTGCACGAGTGGCAGCATCAACACAATCACTTTGTTTCGCCCCATAATGCTATTTTCGAGCAGCAACGGGCGGGGATCGAGCAAGAGCTACAAGCTAAATGGGGCGATCGCGTTCAAGTTTTTAAAGCCTTTAACTTTTGCGCTCCCTACCTTCCAGAGCAAGTTCTCACAGAAATCAAGGCACAAGGATTTGACAAACTACTGATTTATCCTCTACTGGTTGTCGATTCTATTTTTACTAGCGGTATTGCTGTCGAACAAGTCAATAATGCCTTAGCAAAGTTAGCTGATGGTGAAGAACACTGGCTGAAGGGACAACGCTATATTCCTTCTTTCTACAACGAACCTGCCTACATCAATTTGATGGCGCAGTTGGTAGAAGAAAAAATCGCCGCCGAGCTTGCGTCTGCTTACTTACCTTCCCAGATCGGCATCGTGTTAATGAATCATGGTTGTCCCCACAAAGCCAAGGGTTTCACGTCGGGGATTGCAGAAAGTGAAGCTCTATACGAACTAGTTAGAGAACAACTCATCCACCGCTATCCACTGATCTCTGTAGGCTGGCTCAACCACGATACTCCTCTCATTGAATGGACGCAGCCAAATGCATTTCAAGCAGCAAAAAATCTGATCGATTTGGGCGCAACGGCGATCGTCTTCATGCCAATTGGTTTTGCCACAGAAAATCATGAAACTCTACTAGACGTGGACCACATCATTCACAACTTGCGTCGCAAGCATTCCACAATTAGCTACGTGCAAATGCCTTGTGTTAATGCTCATTCTCGTTTTCTACAAATGGCAGCAGAATGGGCGAATCCTCAAATCGCAGCACTGTTATCAGAGCAGGCACTCTCAGTTAATCCTCAGTTAGCGGTTGTGTCCGCTCACCACCATCACCACGACCATCACGACGGACATCATCACCACGACGGACATCATCACCATCATTAA
- a CDS encoding response regulator transcription factor codes for MKTVLVVEDSPTDRRLIVALLQQVGLNVVCVDSAESALHWLSANHRPDLIVLDIVMPGISGLDLCRQLRASPTFEDISIIFCSSKDQEFDRFWALRQGGDAYIAKPFAPLDLVQTVCSHLS; via the coding sequence ATGAAAACCGTTTTAGTTGTTGAAGACAGCCCGACCGATCGACGGTTGATAGTGGCTTTGTTGCAACAAGTTGGCTTAAATGTGGTTTGTGTTGACTCGGCAGAATCTGCTTTGCACTGGTTGTCAGCCAACCACCGACCAGATCTGATCGTATTAGATATTGTTATGCCTGGGATCAGCGGACTCGATTTATGTCGCCAACTGCGTGCTAGTCCGACATTTGAAGATATATCAATTATTTTTTGTTCCTCGAAAGATCAGGAATTCGATCGGTTTTGGGCTTTACGTCAAGGAGGAGATGCTTATATTGCTAAACCTTTTGCACCACTCGATCTAGTCCAGACAGTGTGTAGTCATCTCAGTTAG
- a CDS encoding diguanylate cyclase, which yields MITAAHQRLNASAEKLSKTKSFIGNSTLLEDEAARLAALYRCQILDTPPEPEFDEIVQLAALICGVPIASISFIDLDRQWFKACFGWQIESLSRDLALCGRALQQKEVFVVSDASTDSQFATHPLVCSQPYIRFHASVPLIVAEGYAIGSLCAIDRTARELDVQQIEALQSLGRQVVKLLAQRSDRLASTPTVNRQHSSNKRFFTRMALGLGLASATLVGVGAVSHHTLTSLGRNHDKQIQHYRVLEDLKEIHASMQKATIAKHRYIATGQPSYLEPYYDAARDIQTKVIHLQQETGNNPHQQRRLSTLQPLIEQKITEIEQATFLRKTKGATAASQTTLLEKSKQIADKIEAIVQDMESTEYTLLQKQSQAEFTRTRQSMFAFAAAICLNMLLLTGVYGFTDREIRERQQMTEAIAQERDFSEAILNTSGALILVLDPQGKILRCNRTCEEMTARTATEVKGKFFWELFSLPGEAESPKTHWENLLTSQSASQYEGYCLNRDGHTRRIAWTNTILRDRQGLVEYAIACGMDVTTHSTAEESLRHSEQHLRNIINSLFAFVAVLSADGTLIEANQALLDAADLQPKDVLGKSLIHTYWWSYSPTVQAELRSAIDRVSQGEKVRYEGEAKVGDDRFITIDFAFTPMYDASGKISYIIASGTDVTERKQAEAERVQANEQLSNWVNELKQRNHEITYLSYTVDVLQACLTLEEACTTLAQLVQSLFPQASGGIFLNRNTKSLLEPVATWGVPLLANQQAFNPDDCWALRLGKPHWVDDADDGLLCKHVHHSLPAESLCVPLMAHRETFGILYLGSLEKGVLSPAKRQLAIGVAEHIAPTLANLKLRETLKNQSIRDSLTGLFNRRYMEEALEREMLRCDRKQQPLSIIMLDVDYFKRINDTLGHDAGDAVLRELGRCLQSYVRGSDIACRYGGEEFLLILPEASLGVTQLRAEQIRAAVKQLHVESSGQPVGAITLSLGVASFPKHGLEGEAILKAADTALYRAKQEGRDRAIVA from the coding sequence ATGATTACCGCCGCCCACCAACGGCTGAATGCCTCAGCAGAAAAGTTATCAAAAACAAAATCTTTTATTGGAAATTCAACGCTGCTAGAAGATGAAGCCGCCAGACTAGCAGCTCTCTATCGGTGTCAAATTCTCGATACACCGCCAGAACCAGAATTTGATGAAATTGTGCAATTGGCAGCGTTAATTTGTGGTGTTCCCATTGCTAGCATTAGTTTTATCGATCTCGATCGCCAGTGGTTTAAGGCGTGTTTTGGTTGGCAGATCGAGTCCCTCTCGCGCGATCTGGCGTTGTGCGGACGAGCGCTACAACAAAAAGAAGTTTTCGTTGTCAGCGATGCTTCAACAGACTCTCAGTTTGCTACTCATCCCTTAGTTTGTTCTCAGCCCTACATTCGCTTTCATGCTAGCGTTCCCCTGATTGTTGCGGAAGGATACGCAATTGGGAGTTTGTGCGCGATCGACCGCACGGCGCGAGAACTTGATGTGCAGCAGATAGAAGCATTGCAGTCTTTAGGTCGTCAAGTTGTGAAGTTGTTGGCACAGAGAAGCGATCGCCTTGCATCGACACCGACAGTCAATCGCCAACATTCAAGTAACAAGCGCTTTTTTACCCGCATGGCGCTTGGCTTGGGTTTAGCTTCAGCAACGTTAGTTGGAGTAGGAGCAGTTTCTCATCACACTCTGACGAGTCTAGGGCGCAATCACGACAAGCAAATCCAGCACTATCGCGTCCTCGAAGACTTGAAAGAGATCCATGCCTCCATGCAGAAGGCAACGATCGCCAAACATCGCTATATCGCTACTGGACAACCTAGCTATTTAGAACCGTACTACGACGCGGCAAGAGATATTCAAACCAAAGTCATCCATCTTCAGCAGGAAACTGGCAACAATCCTCACCAACAGCGCCGTTTGTCAACTCTGCAACCTTTAATCGAGCAAAAAATTACGGAAATCGAACAAGCAACTTTTTTAAGAAAAACCAAAGGAGCCACAGCTGCTTCCCAAACTACCCTGTTAGAGAAATCGAAGCAGATCGCAGATAAAATTGAAGCGATCGTCCAAGACATGGAAAGCACGGAGTACACTCTGTTACAGAAGCAGTCGCAAGCAGAATTTACGCGCACTCGTCAATCCATGTTTGCCTTTGCTGCTGCTATTTGCCTGAATATGTTGCTCTTAACTGGAGTCTACGGTTTTACAGATCGCGAAATCAGAGAGCGCCAGCAGATGACCGAAGCGATCGCCCAGGAACGAGATTTTTCGGAAGCAATCCTCAATACCTCTGGCGCTTTAATTTTGGTTCTCGACCCGCAAGGGAAAATTCTTCGCTGTAACCGCACCTGCGAAGAAATGACCGCTCGCACGGCAACAGAAGTTAAAGGAAAGTTTTTTTGGGAATTATTTTCGCTCCCTGGTGAAGCTGAATCGCCCAAAACTCACTGGGAAAATTTACTTACCAGTCAATCGGCAAGTCAATATGAAGGTTACTGTCTCAACCGCGATGGTCACACTCGCCGCATTGCTTGGACGAATACGATCCTGCGCGATCGCCAAGGGTTAGTAGAGTACGCGATCGCCTGTGGGATGGACGTTACGACTCATTCCACTGCTGAAGAAAGCCTGCGTCACAGCGAACAGCACTTACGTAATATTATCAATAGCTTATTCGCTTTCGTTGCCGTTCTCTCGGCTGATGGCACGCTGATCGAAGCCAATCAAGCTTTATTAGATGCAGCCGATCTTCAGCCCAAAGATGTTTTGGGTAAATCCCTGATTCACACTTACTGGTGGTCTTACTCTCCTACCGTACAAGCTGAGTTGCGATCGGCGATCGATCGCGTCAGTCAGGGTGAAAAAGTGCGTTATGAAGGCGAAGCAAAAGTAGGCGACGATCGCTTCATCACGATTGACTTTGCTTTCACACCGATGTACGATGCCAGCGGTAAAATTAGTTACATTATTGCCTCTGGTACTGATGTAACAGAACGCAAGCAAGCGGAAGCAGAAAGAGTGCAAGCTAACGAGCAACTGAGTAATTGGGTCAACGAACTCAAACAGCGCAACCACGAAATTACCTACCTCAGCTATACCGTTGATGTACTCCAAGCTTGTCTGACGCTGGAAGAAGCTTGCACCACCCTAGCTCAACTCGTGCAATCTCTATTCCCGCAAGCATCGGGGGGAATTTTTCTCAACCGCAACACGAAAAGTTTACTAGAACCAGTTGCTACCTGGGGAGTCCCCCTCTTAGCAAATCAGCAAGCTTTTAATCCCGATGATTGTTGGGCGCTCCGCTTGGGTAAACCTCATTGGGTTGATGATGCCGACGATGGTTTGCTCTGCAAACACGTACACCACAGCTTACCAGCTGAGTCCTTGTGCGTGCCTTTGATGGCGCATCGAGAAACCTTCGGCATATTGTACCTTGGTTCTCTAGAAAAGGGAGTCCTTTCCCCTGCCAAAAGGCAATTGGCGATTGGAGTCGCAGAACATATCGCTCCGACTTTAGCTAATTTAAAACTCCGCGAGACTTTGAAAAACCAGAGCATTCGCGACTCGCTGACTGGTTTATTCAATCGACGTTATATGGAAGAAGCTTTAGAGCGGGAAATGCTACGTTGCGATCGCAAGCAACAGCCACTTTCCATCATCATGCTCGATGTCGATTACTTCAAGCGGATCAACGACACTCTCGGACACGATGCTGGCGATGCCGTGTTACGGGAATTAGGACGCTGCTTGCAAAGTTACGTCCGAGGTTCGGATATTGCTTGTCGTTACGGTGGAGAGGAATTTCTGCTCATTCTTCCCGAAGCCTCCCTTGGAGTAACGCAATTACGTGCCGAACAAATTCGCGCCGCTGTCAAACAACTGCATGTCGAATCTTCCGGTCAACCTGTAGGAGCAATAACTCTATCTTTAGGAGTCGCTAGCTTTCCCAAACACGGATTAGAGGGAGAAGCCATTCTCAAAGCTGCCGATACCGCTCTCTATCGCGCTAAACAGGAAGGACGCGATCGGGCGATCGTTGCCTAA
- a CDS encoding NADPH-dependent FMN reductase yields MVKIVGIGGSLRKDSYSQLALEIAARRVEALGAEVEILDLRQMQLPFCHGGDEYPGYPDVERLQNTVQQADGLILATPEYHGSISGVLKNALDLMSFDQLDSKVAGLISVLGGQPNSNALNDLRLIMRWVHAWVIPEQIAIGQAWKAFGADGKLLDEKLSQRFDQFAQSLVENTRKLRGVS; encoded by the coding sequence ATGGTTAAGATTGTGGGTATCGGTGGCAGCTTGCGGAAAGATTCCTACAGCCAACTCGCATTAGAAATTGCAGCAAGGCGAGTCGAAGCACTAGGAGCAGAGGTAGAGATTTTAGATTTAAGGCAGATGCAGTTACCCTTTTGTCATGGGGGCGACGAGTATCCAGGCTACCCAGATGTAGAGAGGTTGCAGAATACCGTCCAGCAGGCTGATGGCTTAATTTTGGCTACACCAGAGTACCACGGTAGCATTAGCGGCGTACTAAAAAATGCTTTAGATTTGATGAGTTTCGACCAGCTAGATAGTAAAGTTGCAGGACTAATCAGCGTGTTAGGCGGTCAACCAAATAGCAATGCTCTCAACGATCTGCGGTTAATTATGAGATGGGTTCACGCTTGGGTGATACCGGAACAAATTGCGATCGGACAAGCGTGGAAAGCTTTTGGAGCTGATGGCAAGCTATTGGATGAAAAATTGTCGCAACGCTTCGACCAATTCGCCCAAAGTTTAGTTGAGAATACGCGCAAATTGCGTGGTGTTTCCTAA
- a CDS encoding BrnA antitoxin family protein, which yields METEYDFSRGKRGAIDPTPPGKTRITIRLDDEVLAWFREQAHSAGGGNYQTMINEALRQHIQQSREPLEETLRRVVREELERIER from the coding sequence ATGGAAACAGAATATGATTTTAGTCGGGGTAAACGAGGGGCGATTGACCCAACACCACCTGGAAAAACTCGGATCACAATTCGGCTAGATGACGAGGTTTTAGCATGGTTTCGCGAACAAGCTCACAGTGCAGGCGGAGGAAATTATCAAACTATGATTAACGAAGCTTTGCGCCAGCATATTCAGCAGAGTCGCGAACCTTTAGAGGAAACCTTACGCAGAGTTGTTCGTGAAGAACTTGAACGTATTGAGCGTTAA
- a CDS encoding AGE family epimerase/isomerase translates to MRQDFQALAELYKNALLNDVIPFWERHSIDWEQGGYFTCLDRAGNVYDTDKFIWLQNRQVWIFSMLYNQLEKRPEWLKIAANGANFLAKHGRDSEGNWYFALDRAGNPLVQPYNIFSDCFAAMAFSKYALASGEDWAKDVALQAYNNVLRRQNNPKGKYNKAYPGTRSLKSLAVPMILANLSLEMDWLLPSDRLEEILAVTVREVMTDFLDGDRGLMYENVAPDGSHIDCFDGRLINPGHGIEAMWFIMDIARRHNDPKTINQAVDVILNILNFAWDNEYCGLYYFMDANGHPPQQLEWNQKLWWVHLESLVALVMGYRLTGREACWEWYQKMHDYTWSHFADPEYGEWFGYLDRQGQVLLNLKGGKWKGCFHVPRALYLCWQQFSVISDQ, encoded by the coding sequence ATGCGGCAAGATTTTCAAGCATTAGCTGAACTGTACAAAAACGCTCTGCTCAACGACGTAATTCCTTTTTGGGAACGGCATTCAATCGACTGGGAGCAAGGCGGCTACTTTACCTGTCTCGATCGCGCGGGGAATGTTTACGATACCGACAAGTTTATTTGGTTGCAAAATCGCCAAGTCTGGATCTTTTCCATGTTGTATAACCAACTAGAAAAACGTCCAGAGTGGCTCAAAATTGCCGCAAACGGTGCAAATTTTCTAGCAAAACACGGACGAGATTCTGAAGGTAATTGGTACTTTGCTCTCGATCGCGCTGGTAATCCTCTGGTACAGCCATACAATATCTTTTCTGATTGCTTTGCGGCAATGGCATTTAGTAAGTATGCCTTAGCTTCAGGAGAAGATTGGGCAAAAGATGTTGCCTTGCAAGCTTACAACAACGTTTTACGCCGCCAGAATAACCCCAAAGGCAAATATAACAAAGCTTATCCTGGGACGCGATCGCTCAAATCGCTAGCAGTACCGATGATCTTAGCCAACTTGTCCCTAGAAATGGACTGGCTGCTACCCAGCGATCGCCTGGAGGAAATTTTAGCTGTCACCGTGCGCGAAGTTATGACCGATTTTTTAGATGGCGATCGCGGCTTAATGTATGAAAACGTGGCTCCAGATGGTTCCCATATTGACTGTTTTGATGGCAGACTCATTAACCCCGGTCATGGGATTGAAGCCATGTGGTTCATTATGGATATTGCACGTCGCCACAACGATCCGAAAACGATTAACCAAGCAGTTGACGTAATCCTCAACATTCTCAATTTTGCCTGGGATAACGAATACTGTGGCTTATACTATTTTATGGATGCTAACGGACATCCACCTCAGCAACTGGAATGGAATCAAAAACTGTGGTGGGTGCATTTAGAATCATTGGTAGCACTGGTAATGGGATATCGCCTGACGGGACGCGAAGCGTGTTGGGAGTGGTATCAAAAAATGCACGATTACACTTGGTCGCATTTTGCCGATCCTGAATATGGCGAATGGTTCGGTTACTTAGATCGCCAGGGACAAGTCTTATTAAACCTTAAAGGTGGCAAATGGAAAGGTTGCTTCCACGTTCCCAGAGCGCTCTATCTTTGTTGGCAGCAGTTTTCAGTTATCAGTGACCAGTGA
- the ftsH gene encoding ATP-dependent zinc metalloprotease FtsH — protein sequence MRGSRKQSLDRRSPAGSKAMNMAKRSLWHLAASGMILQSMLVGTPVLAQRENSNTLNYGELLRSIDRGDVTRIELDPAQNIAKVQLKGQKADEPPKEVLLLQQNPELINRARDRQVPLEVNSSADSRAAVGLLANLLWIVPLMALMLLLLRRSANSSNQALSFGKSRARFQMEAKTGVKFDDVAGIDEAKEELQEVVTFLKQPEKFTAVGAKIPKGVLLIGPPGTGKTLLAKAIAGEAAVPFFSISGSEFVEMFVGVGASRVRDLFKKAKENAPCLIFIDEIDAVGRQRGAGIGGGNDEREQTLNQLLTEMDGFEGNTGIIIIAATNRPDVLDAALLRPGRFDRQVTVDLPAYKGRLGILQVHARNKKVDDSVSLEAIAQRTPGFSGADLANLLNEAAILTARRRKEAITPLEIMDAIDRITIGLSLTPLLDSKKKRLLAYHEIGHALLITLLKNSDPLNKVTIIPRSGGIGGFAQSVPDEENVDSSYLRSRAWILDRIAIALGGLSAEAEVFGDSEVTTGASGDLKMVANLAREMVTLYGMSNLGPVALESPDNEVFLGGGWMERSEYSEEMARKIDNQVRAIATEAFTKARTIIRENRDLVDRLVDLLVDNETIEGEQFRQIVTEYMQEKEQKLSVV from the coding sequence ATGAGAGGTTCGCGCAAACAGTCATTAGATCGGCGATCGCCAGCAGGTAGTAAAGCTATGAATATGGCGAAGCGAAGTCTATGGCATTTGGCAGCAAGCGGAATGATATTGCAGTCAATGCTTGTAGGTACTCCGGTACTGGCGCAAAGAGAAAATTCCAATACGCTGAATTACGGCGAATTGTTACGCAGCATCGATCGCGGAGATGTTACCAGAATAGAGCTTGACCCAGCGCAGAATATTGCTAAAGTTCAGCTCAAGGGACAAAAGGCAGACGAACCACCTAAAGAAGTATTGTTATTACAACAAAATCCAGAATTAATTAATAGAGCTAGAGATAGACAAGTCCCATTGGAAGTCAATTCTTCTGCTGATAGTAGGGCTGCAGTGGGTCTGCTAGCAAATTTACTCTGGATCGTGCCTCTGATGGCGTTGATGTTGCTACTGTTACGTCGTTCAGCTAATTCTTCTAACCAAGCCCTAAGTTTTGGCAAGTCTCGCGCTAGATTCCAGATGGAAGCTAAAACGGGCGTGAAATTTGACGATGTTGCAGGGATTGACGAAGCCAAAGAAGAGTTGCAAGAAGTCGTCACCTTCCTCAAACAGCCGGAGAAATTTACCGCAGTCGGGGCAAAAATTCCTAAAGGAGTTTTGTTAATTGGACCTCCAGGAACGGGGAAAACATTACTAGCAAAAGCGATCGCTGGGGAAGCAGCAGTCCCATTTTTCAGCATCTCCGGTAGCGAATTCGTCGAAATGTTTGTCGGTGTGGGCGCGTCGCGGGTGCGAGATTTATTTAAAAAAGCGAAAGAAAATGCCCCCTGCTTAATATTTATCGATGAAATTGACGCGGTAGGCAGACAAAGAGGTGCGGGAATTGGTGGTGGAAATGACGAGAGAGAGCAAACTCTTAACCAATTGCTGACAGAAATGGATGGGTTTGAAGGCAATACGGGAATTATCATCATTGCTGCGACGAACCGTCCTGACGTACTCGATGCAGCATTATTACGTCCCGGTCGCTTCGATCGCCAAGTTACGGTGGATCTGCCAGCATATAAAGGACGACTGGGAATTTTACAAGTCCACGCTCGTAATAAGAAAGTCGATGATTCCGTCTCTTTAGAAGCGATCGCCCAACGTACGCCAGGTTTTTCTGGTGCAGATTTAGCGAATCTACTCAACGAAGCGGCAATTCTGACGGCAAGGCGGCGCAAAGAGGCGATTACACCATTAGAAATTATGGATGCGATCGACCGAATTACGATTGGGTTGTCGCTGACACCATTATTAGATAGTAAGAAAAAGCGGTTGTTGGCTTATCATGAAATCGGACACGCCTTATTAATTACGCTGCTGAAAAATTCCGATCCTTTAAATAAGGTGACAATTATTCCCCGTTCGGGTGGAATTGGTGGCTTTGCTCAAAGCGTACCCGATGAAGAAAACGTAGACAGTAGCTACTTGCGCAGTCGCGCTTGGATTTTAGACCGGATTGCGATCGCTTTGGGAGGATTATCTGCTGAAGCCGAGGTATTTGGGGATTCAGAAGTGACTACAGGCGCTTCTGGAGACTTGAAAATGGTCGCTAACCTAGCGCGAGAAATGGTGACATTATACGGAATGTCAAATTTGGGTCCAGTCGCTTTAGAAAGCCCCGATAACGAAGTATTTTTAGGGGGAGGGTGGATGGAGCGATCGGAATATTCTGAAGAAATGGCAAGAAAAATCGACAATCAAGTTAGGGCGATCGCGACTGAAGCATTTACAAAAGCGCGGACGATTATTCGCGAAAATCGCGATTTAGTCGATCGCTTAGTGGATTTGTTAGTCGATAACGAGACAATCGAAGGCGAACAATTCCGGCAAATTGTCACCGAATACATGCAAGAGAAAGAGCAAAAATTATCCGTTGTTTAA
- a CDS encoding NAD(P)-dependent alcohol dehydrogenase has product MKAIVCTEYGSPEVMQLKEVEKPTPKDNEVLIRIHATTVTSADLRLRKADPFAVRFFYGFIKPKKNAILGSELAGEIEAVGKNVTQFQAGDRVFAGAGISLGANAEYICLPEAGAIAIKPTNMTYEEAAAIPFGSTTSLIFLRDKGKIQSGQKVLIYGASGALGTAAVQLAKYFSTEVTGVCSTANLELVKSLGADAVIDRTQEDFTKSGKTYDIIFDTVGKSSFSGCLRSLKQQGIYLRAVHINLSPILRGLWTSMTSSKKVIGGTAIERKADLIFLKELIEAGKIKSVIDRRYSLEQTAEAHRYVEQGRKKGSVVITVKHDCS; this is encoded by the coding sequence ATGAAAGCGATTGTCTGCACGGAATACGGATCGCCGGAGGTTATGCAGCTAAAGGAGGTAGAAAAACCTACTCCCAAGGACAATGAAGTATTGATAAGAATACATGCGACAACAGTAACCTCGGCGGATTTGCGCCTACGCAAGGCTGACCCATTCGCCGTACGATTTTTCTATGGTTTCATAAAACCTAAAAAGAACGCGATCCTGGGGAGCGAGCTAGCTGGAGAAATTGAAGCGGTTGGCAAAAATGTAACGCAATTCCAAGCAGGCGATCGCGTATTTGCTGGAGCAGGAATCAGTCTTGGCGCTAATGCCGAGTACATATGCTTACCTGAAGCAGGAGCGATCGCCATCAAGCCTACTAACATGACCTATGAGGAAGCCGCCGCCATTCCTTTTGGGTCAACAACCTCACTGATTTTCCTGAGAGATAAAGGGAAGATTCAGAGCGGACAAAAAGTTCTGATCTATGGGGCTTCTGGAGCGTTAGGTACGGCTGCCGTGCAGCTTGCCAAGTACTTTAGCACAGAAGTGACTGGGGTATGTAGTACGGCAAATTTAGAATTAGTGAAATCTCTGGGAGCCGACGCGGTGATCGATCGCACTCAAGAAGATTTTACGAAAAGCGGTAAGACCTACGATATTATTTTTGACACGGTAGGCAAGAGTTCGTTTTCAGGTTGTCTGCGATCGCTCAAGCAACAAGGAATTTATCTCAGAGCTGTCCACATAAATCTGTCCCCGATACTTCGAGGACTATGGACTTCAATGACCAGCAGCAAGAAAGTCATAGGCGGGACAGCAATCGAGCGTAAAGCAGATTTAATTTTTCTCAAAGAGCTGATTGAAGCAGGGAAGATAAAATCAGTTATCGATCGGCGTTATTCATTGGAACAAACTGCCGAGGCTCACAGATATGTCGAACAAGGACGCAAGAAGGGAAGTGTAGTCATAACTGTGAAGCACGATTGCTCTTGA